One segment of Variovorax sp. PAMC28562 DNA contains the following:
- a CDS encoding MFS transporter translates to MSSVSQQHNDLSPQGMEEDTRRVTANHSGIAPSEIAVGVIIGRASEYFDFFVYGIASVLVFPAVFFPFAQRLEGTLYSFVVFSFAFIARPIGTMAFMVIQKRYGRGIKLTAALFLLGFSTAGMAFLPGFVSLGFTSIVLLSILRFCQGMALGGSWDGLSSLLALNAPRSRRGWYAMIPQLGAPIGFIIASGLFLFLYANLSAMDFLDYGWRYPFYVAFAINVVALFARLRLVVTNEYEHLLKENKLEPVPVGALLKARGPNLFIGAFAALASYALFHLVTVFPLSWMTLYSTQTVEDVLEIQMYGAVICVAAVVVSGWIADRYGRRNTLGTLAILIGAFSLFAPWLLGGGPMLQDLFILVGFGLLGLSYGQAAGAVTANFEAQYRYTGAALTSDLAWLIGAAFAPLVALGLSARFGLVAVSVYLLSGAICTLIALRVNRALEIRD, encoded by the coding sequence ATGTCCAGCGTCAGTCAGCAACATAACGATCTTTCGCCACAGGGCATGGAGGAAGACACCCGCCGTGTGACGGCCAACCATTCGGGCATCGCACCGAGCGAGATCGCGGTCGGGGTGATCATTGGTCGTGCTTCCGAGTACTTCGACTTCTTTGTATACGGTATTGCTTCGGTTTTGGTTTTCCCGGCGGTCTTCTTTCCTTTTGCCCAGCGCCTCGAAGGCACGCTGTACTCGTTCGTGGTCTTCTCGTTCGCCTTCATTGCGCGGCCGATCGGAACCATGGCGTTCATGGTCATCCAGAAGCGCTACGGAAGGGGCATCAAGCTGACGGCTGCTTTGTTCCTGCTCGGTTTTTCGACGGCGGGGATGGCCTTCCTGCCGGGCTTCGTGAGCCTCGGTTTTACTTCCATCGTGCTGTTGTCGATTCTGCGGTTTTGCCAAGGCATGGCGTTGGGCGGTTCGTGGGACGGCCTGTCGTCCCTGTTGGCCCTTAACGCGCCGCGCAGCCGTCGCGGTTGGTACGCCATGATTCCGCAGCTCGGTGCGCCCATCGGTTTCATCATCGCCAGCGGACTGTTCCTGTTTTTGTATGCCAACCTTTCGGCGATGGACTTTCTGGATTACGGCTGGCGCTACCCGTTCTATGTGGCGTTTGCGATCAACGTCGTGGCACTCTTTGCCCGGCTGCGGCTCGTGGTGACCAACGAGTACGAGCATCTGCTGAAAGAAAACAAATTGGAGCCGGTGCCGGTCGGTGCGTTGTTGAAGGCGCGCGGCCCCAATCTTTTCATCGGCGCCTTCGCCGCGCTGGCGAGCTACGCGCTCTTCCATTTGGTGACCGTGTTTCCGCTTTCTTGGATGACGTTGTACTCGACCCAAACCGTCGAAGACGTGCTTGAGATCCAGATGTACGGCGCGGTGATCTGCGTTGCGGCTGTCGTCGTTTCCGGTTGGATCGCGGACCGTTACGGGCGCAGAAACACGCTAGGTACGCTCGCCATCCTCATCGGCGCATTCAGTCTTTTCGCGCCCTGGCTGCTCGGTGGCGGTCCGATGTTGCAAGACCTCTTCATCCTGGTCGGCTTCGGGCTGCTCGGCTTGTCTTACGGCCAGGCGGCGGGCGCGGTCACGGCCAACTTCGAGGCGCAATACCGCTACACCGGCGCCGCGCTCACATCCGATCTCGCGTGGCTCATCGGCGCGGCTTTCGCGCCGCTGGTTGCGCTTGGCCTGTCGGCCCGTTTTGGACTGGTCGCCGTCAGCGTGTACCTGCTGTCCGGTGCGATTTGTACGTTGATCGCCCTGCGGGTAAATCGCGCGCTCGAAATCCGGGATTGA